From Parasteatoda tepidariorum isolate YZ-2023 chromosome 1, CAS_Ptep_4.0, whole genome shotgun sequence, one genomic window encodes:
- the LOC139426640 gene encoding uncharacterized protein yields MVFFLALRIFIARRGRPKVIYSDNGTNFVGADNLFKSLDWSVIEIESSIKRIQWYFCPPAAPWWGGFWEIMVKLIKTLLRKVLGRSSLNYEELQSVLIDCESELTEVGVPDLDNIDRVNLKRRFRYQQNLRKDLRKRFDEYLGKLVMRPSKVKGNQRIAAGDIVLIETEGKKKVLWPMGRVTETSVNELNMANLNLEHHQQPLFSTQLLLRKKLRWPIYGD; encoded by the exons ATGGTTTTTTTCTTGGCTCTTCGAATATTCATAGCCCGAAGGGGCAGACCAAAGGTCATCTATAGTGACAATGGAACAAACTTCGTGGGAGCCGACAACCTATTCAAATCTCTAGATTGGAGCGTGATCGAGATAGAATcttcaataaaaagaattcagtGGTACTTCTGTCCCCCTGCTGCCCCATGGTGGGGAGGTTTTTGGGAAATCATGGTGAAGCTGATCAAGACCCTTTTGAGAAAAGTTTTAGGTAGATCTTCATTGAATTACGAAGAACTACAAAGTGTTCTTATCGATTGTGAAA GTGAGTTAACAGAGGTGGGTGTTCCAGACCTGGATAATATCGACAGAGTAAACCTAAAGAGAAGATTTCGTTATCAACAAAATCTAAGGAAAGATTTAAGAAAGCGATTTGACGAATACCTTGGAAAATTAGTAATGCGCCCGTCCAAGGTTAAAGGTAATCAACGAATAGCTGCGGGAGATATCGTCCTAATTGAAACTGAAGGTAAAAAGAAGGTTCTCTGGCCAATGGGAAGAGTGACGGAAACATCTGTAAATGAACTTAATATGGCGAATTTAAATCTCGAGCACCATCAACAGCCGCTGTTTTCCACACAGCTTCTTTTACGTAAGAAGCTGCGATGGCCGATCTATGGAGATTAG
- the LOC107453969 gene encoding uncharacterized protein: protein MKGHPSLNDCLHSGPNLIELIPDVLLRFRERSIGIFSDVRRTFLQLSVAKEDRDFVWFLWWQNEEDKKCKIFRHTRVVFRVTSSPFLLAAVIRYHIQNDQDNDEDFKKRLLQSFYVGNSLTSVDTPLEMEEFKQKSIELMKKGSFELRSWENSHCKDSPTESTILGLKWNKVEDTLKSCCA from the exons ATGAAAGGACACCCTTCCCTTAACGACTGTTTACACAGCGGTCCTAACTTAATTGAACTTATCCCGGATGTCTTATTGCGTTTTAGGGAAAGAAGTATTGGTATTTTTTCAGATGTGAGAAGAACGTTTTTACAATTAAGTGTCGCCAAAGAAGATAGAGATTTTGTATGGTTCTTATGGTGGCAAAATGAGGAGGacaaaaagtgtaaaatatttcgACATACAAGAGTTGTCTTCAGGGTAACGAGTAGTCCTTTTCTTTTGGCAGCTGTTATCAGGTATCATATACAAAATGACCAAGATAACGATGAAGATTTCAAGAAAAGGCTCTTACAGAGTTTCTATGTTGGCAATTCTTTAACCAGTGTAGATACTCCACTTGAAATGGaagaatttaagcaaaaatctaTTGAATTGATGAAAAAAGGAAGTTTCGAGTTGAGAAGTTGGGAAAACTCACATTGCAAAGACTCGCCCACAGAATCAACTATATTAGGTTTGAAATGGAATAAAGTGGAGGACACCCTCAAG TCATGCTGTGCCTAA
- the LOC107453968 gene encoding uncharacterized protein has translation MAMLQEKEKEAIELEMARMAHELEMARLQAQDRESTIHNIANSSSINAEAVNARRKFTLPKLEFRQFGGDVKEWLPFWSQFQHIDKDADIALEDKFHYLIQATVMGSRAREIVESFPPTGANYTKAIDSLKSRFGNEDLLVEIYARELLKLIINVQLNRSFPLTSLYDKLEIYLRALDTLGVTTDKCASILYPMVESCFPEEFLKPYHRSNSLTPKLEAKERLNKLMVFLKEEVEGEALINLAMEGFGLLKVKDNKVAKKEKVE, from the coding sequence ATGGCTATgcttcaagaaaaagaaaaagaagccATAGAATTGGAAATGGCCCGAATGGCTCATGAATTGGAAATGGCCAGATTACAGGCGCAAGATCGAGAATCGACAATTCATAATATCGCCAATTCAAGTTCAATTAATGCCGAAGCTGTTAATGCTAGGAGAAAATTTACGTTACCAAAGCTGGAGTTCAGGCAGTTTGGCGGCGATGTCAAGGAATGGCTTCCTTTTTGGAGCCAATTTCAGCACATAGATAAGGATGCGGATATTGCCCTTGAAGACAAATTCCATTATCTGATACAAGCTACTGTGATGGGTTCCAGAGCGAGAGAGATTGTAGAAAGTTTCCCGCCAACGGGGGCAAATTATACTAAAGCCATCGATAGTCTGAAATCGAGATTTGGAAACGAGGATCTTTTGGTGGAGATATACGCAAGGGAACttctcaaattaattattaatgttcaGTTGAATAGATCTTTTCCGCTTACTTCCTTATATGATAAGctggaaatatatttaagagCTTTGGACACTCTCGGGGTTACTACAGACAAGTGCGCATCTATTCTCTACCCGATGGTAGAATCCTGTTTTCCGGAAGAATTTTTGAAGCCCTACCATCGGAGTAATTCTTTAACTCCAAAATTAGAAGCCAAAGAAAGGCTGAACAAACTGATGGTGTTTTTAAAGGAAGAAGTGGAGGGTGAAGCCCTAATTAATTTAGCTATGGAAGGTTTTGGCCTGCTTAAAGTGAAAGATAATAAGGTTGCTAAGAAggaaaaagttgaataa